ATCCTCATAGCTGTGCATTAATAGTGCTGGTCGATCACCGAGCTTTTTGATTTCTTTCTCCGGTGTAATATTCATTGTATCAAAACCATACTTAAAGTTGGTATAAAGCTTTATAAATGGTCTTTGAATGTATGAATACACTTTGGGAACTCCCATTAATACCATATTGTCATAAAAACAATCATCCCAGGAAGCATACGCCGAAGAGCTGATAAGTCCGTCAATTTCTTCAATTTCACCAATCGAATTAATTGCCGTAGCACCACCCATTGATACTCCAAATACAACAATCGGAGTGTCATTATATTTTTCACTGGAAGTGATGTAATCAACAACTGCCCTGGTATCGAGTACCTCCTTATATCCTACACAGATGGTGTCTCCTTCACTTTTTCCATGAGCTCGCATATCGTATAGGATGGAAGCATATCCATGCTCTTTCAGCATTTTAGCATGACCATAAAACAAAGTCACTGACGGATTATGGATTCCTGATATTATAATTACAACAGCCTTCGGTTTTTCCGTATATACTTCATAGGCTGAAATATCAATACCATCAGAGGTTGTTAATACCAGTTCGTTTGCCGACAAGCCAAACTGAGAAGCTTCCATTGTTTCATCAAAGTCCACATGCAGATCCACCATATCTTTCATGATTAATGGCGGAAATACAATCAGTATACCTAAAAACAGTACCAGTAATACGATAACTATACCCTTGACGATTTTTTTAACTCGATTCTTTCCTTTTCCTTTTGTATTACTCATATAACAGTATCTCCCCTCATTCATCCTTGGATACTTCAAACACCTTCCGGTAGTAATCCGTCTCCAGAATACTTTTAGAAATTTGAAATTTATTTTTTATTATGTTATTCATATTGGTAATGTAATCCTTAGGCAGCTTCTCTTTGGTCA
The nucleotide sequence above comes from Variimorphobacter saccharofermentans. Encoded proteins:
- a CDS encoding alpha/beta hydrolase, giving the protein MSNTKGKGKNRVKKIVKGIVIVLLVLFLGILIVFPPLIMKDMVDLHVDFDETMEASQFGLSANELVLTTSDGIDISAYEVYTEKPKAVVIIISGIHNPSVTLFYGHAKMLKEHGYASILYDMRAHGKSEGDTICVGYKEVLDTRAVVDYITSSEKYNDTPIVVFGVSMGGATAINSIGEIEEIDGLISSSAYASWDDCFYDNMVLMGVPKVYSYIQRPFIKLYTNFKYGFDTMNITPEKEIKKLGDRPALLMHSYEDSQVPYINFTRIMKNAPEHVETWEIEGDRHFIVEEDNFLEPEKDKEYSGKILEFLSKYFGH